Genomic segment of Gigantopelta aegis isolate Gae_Host chromosome 10, Gae_host_genome, whole genome shotgun sequence:
ACTAGCATCTCAAGCTCTCCAACGTTTAATCGTTTTGCAATTAATGCTTTTCATAAACAGAAATGCAGCAACATTCACCAgactttttttaaagcatgacaACGATGTATGTTCCTATTGttcacaaaatttaatattaaccaGAATGCTAATTTCGAATTTTTATTAATGGTTTCAGTGTTTACAAGGGCAGTGCTTGGCGATCACTGGGATCAGTATCTGTACTCGTATTGGTACATGTTGCCATGGTTTTATAGATATATGTGTATGATCACATTAACTACAATTTAAGTGCACTGTCTATCATGCAGATGCTCATCGGTTGCTACATGAAATCCTTCGTGAATGGTTGTGTGTAATTTTATGGTCAAAAGGCCCAAAACGCCAAACTGCAATATAGTACAATCAGGTACAATCCTTGAGTTGAATAAGACATTTTACACCGACTATTTACAGCATACAAAGCCGGCCTGGAAGTGAAAACTTTGCTGATCATAAAGAATGACTTGCTACCCATaccgggcgggacgtagcccagtgatacagcgctcgcttgatgcgcgatcggtttgggatcgatccccgtcggtgggcccatttctcgttccagccagtgcaccacgactggtatatcaaaagccgtggtatgtgctatcctgtcttgctactaaaacaaaaatgtagcgggtttcctctctaagactatatgtaaaaaataccaaatgtttgacatccaatagccaatgattaataaatcaatgtcctctagtggtgtcgttaaacaaaacaaactatttattttggATCCACCATcttgtttttcatctttttggtacaaaactaaattttcaacagatttttatgaattaaatgtaTCCACATATATGTTAATGTCAAAACAAATCCTATAAAGATCGTTGGGATACTTTTTATTAGGCAATTTTCCGCCATTTTCTTTTTGGCCATTTTGAactataaaacataatttctcAGATAGCCAACATATTTTTGGGGGGATTCAGCATAACAAAATTAGGTTAAAAATCTATGTTGGACCAAATCCTAAATAAATGCCTGTACATGTCACATTTCTGAAAAATGGGACCAGACTATTAATGGATCATGAATAAAATGTCCACAAATTAGCAACTGATATCGTtatgactaaaaacaaacaaaactctATTTCATTAAGatcacaaatatttattgatagaaaaatataaatatatataaattatttcacaCCATTCCACCGatgtgaaataaatgtttttgttatgaaATGCCGTAAATTCACACCACATTTTGGCAACACACAATAATCAAGGGtaccatgtatttttaattccTAATAATTTCGATTTATAATCATACCTGccacacccctcccccaacacGACTACATGACCAGTCTTCCATTCCTCgaataaaaattaagaaaaacattCCCGCTACATGACAGTACGTCTTCAagtaccagggccgtagctattttgttttactggttattgatattgaagTTTTAAGTATGTAAGCTCCCTGAAATGACTGCAAAATGCAAAATGCCTctgtatttcaaaatttccgagaggggtgggggatggggtggaggcatgccccccccccccccccccccccaaaaaaaaaaaatcctaactaCGGCCCTGCGTACTTTATGGATGTATGTGATTCCTAAACGGTACATGCAAAAGCCCAGAAATATCAACATATTGATGCCAGGCGCGTGTAGAAATTTATGCAGGGAGGGGTCTAGCCTGTAGCGAGAGGAGTTTATAAAGGAGTCGAGTGATGCTCTCCCGGGAAATATATTGAAGCCctcccctgcacacgcgcctgggtGCGTACCAATCAGTCACATTAGGAGACTGTCTTGGGCTATTTATTTATAGACATTATGATAGCCAAGAACATTGGATGGCGAACGttcgaaaattaatattctaatcTAGAAAATTTAACATTCAACTAAAGTTATTGTActgggtcccgttccacgaagcgctAAGATAGCTAAGGATAtaatgcatttaaggtgatctttggGCTAAGATTGTTTCGTGGTAACTGAATAACTCATGTCACAAGCAAAACTGTTTCCtagctatattacaattattattattaatattattattaatattattattattattattattactgtaccatgtactaccattactattactactactgctactattattatactactacgactaccattactgctaccaccattattattattactactactaataatactactactgttacagttattatcaattaatatcatatacaagtaaatacatgtattatgtattatcatatgttattatttcatcctcctgtaaatcatcttgtcacgtttatactatttattatgtatgttcctctaacgccgttgtggaacggcctgagtgtaataaagttctgttctgtggACCGGGCgtcgaagcgatcttagcgccaagatcGTTAAGgggatcgcttcgtggaacgggaccggttttttattttaaaggactGTAACTTCAAAAGGACACAGCCAACAGGGTGCTGACTGCCATGGATGCTGTCGCTAAAATGCCAACAGTAAATAAAATCGCCCTCGCCGGCTGAGGAACAGCTAGCAGATAGACGACCGTGTGAGCCAATCGTGATCCGGCAAACAGCCGGAAGTGCAGGAGAGCCGAGGACAGACTCGGACCTGTAGCCACGTACAGCAGACCAATCAGGACAAACGGAATGACGTTCTCAAGGTCGTTTAGATGGCAtctggaaaaaaaataatacttttttaaatcaaaaattACTCCTCAACCATGACATTCCAGGTAGAACATGACTCAGTAGAAAGTCCCCTCCACTACCCCCACCCCCGGTTTCCAAAGTACCACTGAACACTGTATTAGTGTTTGacgtatgtatgtaataaatttatttatttgtttaattgttgGTCTTGGTCAACTGaatgttttttgtgaatattttcatatatatgtatatgtatatatatgtatatgtatatatatgcaatcCTTAAATAATCCTGCATCTGTTcctttttaccggcctcggtggcgtcgtggttaggccatcggtctacaggctggtaggtactgggttcggatcccagtcgaggcatgggatttttaatccacatactgactcaaaaccctgagtgagtcttccgcaaggctcattgtgtaggtgtaaaccacttgcaccgaccagtgatccataactggttcaacaaaggccatggtttgtgctatcctgcctgtgggaaacgcaaataaatgatcccttgttgcctgtcgtaaaagagtagcctatgtagcaacaccgggtttcctctaaaaaaacaaaacagtgtcagaatgaccatatatttggcgtccattagccgatgataagataaaaaaatcaatctgctctagtggggtcgttaaataaaacaaactttactgttcCTTTTTATTTTAGATGTTCTCCTTTTTTCCAGTTGCTGAAAACCGTATACTactggatggtgcatataaaagatcccttgctgctaaccgaaatgagtagcccatgaagtggcggcaatgggctttctctctcaatatctgtgtggaccgtaaccatatgtatgacgcactataaccgtgaataaaatgtgttagtgcgtctttaaataaaacatttccttccttcttctcttATACTACTGTGCCTTgattttcttctctctttttgttcttgtcttgtcttgtcttgtcttgtcttgttttctttttttttaacagcaaTTCTGATACAAATAATGGGAACCGATATTAAATATTGCAGAATGTACATAGAAATAAAATTGGTTtcccaagtaaaaaaaaagagtcaagtTTTATGTCGCATTCTGTCCTACATACCTCCGTATTCTCTCCACACCAGGATTATTCGTAACCAGTTTTGTCTGTTTTCCGAAAGAGCTAGCATCCTCGGGATTAATGAACACctgtaaatgaaataataaaaactttttaTAGGCATCACAAAATTACAGCAACTGGAATGGGGTCATACATTAATTTCCGTTTTCATCGGGAAGGGCGTCAGTGCATTGTCTTCAACGTTGGATGGGCAATGCTGTCCCTCCCTACCATTCTCGACGCCCATGCTTTTATTCACCAAGGTGAATCCATTACCTCTCGGGCAAATTGAAATGAGTTCCGAGAAAACAATTTTATcattcaaactttttttttttatactgtcCTTGTTATAGGTCCATGATCATCTGTAATAGCCAGTGTAAAAAACccctaattaaaacatttttattcagGGCACAGTATCTCACGCGATCCAATCGGTTACGTAATGAACCATTCTATTCTAAAAATAAAGAGTTACAAACTTAAGGATCATCAGAACTTtattcaaaatacaaatataatcgGTTACCTAGGCGAAAATCACGCGAACAGAGTTCTGGTAACCaaagcttttaaaatattgtccccCATTTATAATCAACTGCTAGTGGAATGGTGACGACAACATTGTCCCCCATTTATAATCAACTGCTAGTGGAATGGTGACGACAACATTATCCCCCATTTATAATCAACTGCTAGTGGAATGGTGACGACAACATTTATATTTCTTAACAATTATAAATTAGGTTTAGGACATTAGACAAACCTAACCTCAGAATTATATTTcagatcggggggggggggggggggggggggggggtggggtgggggggggttacatatttgatttttaacTGGCCCATTGAGTTCAGAACAACAGATGACTGAAAACTACCTTACCCCCTATTCGCGAATGCCAATGTGATACGTTTTATTAATTTCTGAATAGACGAACACAAATTTGGCAGAAGGTCACGGATAAATACAACTGAATTGATAAGGAAAATTATGACATATATAAGACTAAAGTTAAACTTTGAATAATAGGTACATGTACACGGATATAatcattacattttttaaatagatcTGTAAAACACTTAATTTTCGCGGGAACTAAATTTTCGCGTTATTGGCACAAAGACATTTAGCGCGAATTTCAGGATtccgtaaaaaaattaaacccaACAGATTGTGACGAGTTAAATGTTGTAGATGACCCGATAGTGACAACCTGCAACTACTGGTATTCAGCAGCATGCAAATGAACACGGGTGACACGTGatcaaagaaaaaacccaaatcactttaaatattttaatttattacaaaaacacaGCGCTAAATGCAATGGCTGAAGTTAATCAACTACTGGTACAGGCGGCAGGAATATACACAATGGCAATAGTGTTTTTGTGGTCAACAATTCGCGAACTTCTCGGTTCTGTGACCTTTGAAAATGTCAAAAAGACACAAAGCTTTTTAATCGCGTGGCTGCCCAAGTTGTTTGCGGGTCTAGGTCACATATACGGGTCGATGACGTTCTGGATTCGTTACTCCAATGGGTTTCCTTGTGGGTTACATCGGTCTGTTTTTCCGGCGTAGATTACTTGGAGTGGTAACATGTCTCCACTTTCGGTGATCGctaacaaaacagaaatctgTCGTTTGACAACACCTGATATTGTCACCGGTTTCGCGACTCTCTCTTCCATAATCCGTTAGAGCCCATTGGGGAATTCGGGATTCgagtttcttcctgtagtgctcgaaaatgatcaatgtaaatatatttaacatataattatgaatgttcttgtattagagcgggaatctttgactactgtTTGGGAGGCATATACTGCGCAATATTGATATAGATTGAACTGGTATCCTCCCATTTATggtatgggtaactatatttacgtgcccctatccacgaaggttcaggcacgcccaatATTGACTCCGGAgcagattgggggggggggggggtaagttttgaagtgggcggaatttggaaaaaagccatttagtaagcgcggaccgaatagcagacacttcataaacagaagtaacaccgagtgggagccgtgttctgattggctgaatttcgattcctcggtgaagcctgttttttacctaagtctacaaagagtactgcataccgatacatgtctggactctataattttagccaaaaaaggttaagactgctcggccgaaaagttttaaggtgattttgagcaattgaacgggcgccaaaataaaatgcgttagactatttataaaaaaaaataaacataagaattttgaactgcgttccaaaacatttaaagtctaactagcccaataaaagaggttagtactcacggaggtaaagGTTGTTAGGAGGTTGGGGGCTACGGCGAGCCGATGAAGTCGGTGGCGTCCAGTAGTGGAAGAAGATCACGCCGGTAGGGAGAGGCTGCTACCATCTTTGTGATGTGACTGTACTCTGTCCCCGCCAGGATTTTGAGGACGCGATGTAGTgacgggttgtccatctccttaAGTAGCAGCGCTTGATTGTATCTTCCCTTCCGGCGAACGGTGACGCAAACTGCAGTGATATCCACGTCCACCTGGACTCGATGGACAGCAAATTCCCCTTCATCGGGCTCGGTCGGTAGCGGAAGGTATGCGCTATGTTTCGGCTCCTAATGAGGCTGGCGCACGTCCTCGATGTTTGAtcttcatcagctgttggaaCCGCGGATGGAGTTTGCCGGGTTCAGTGTCCATGGTCCCTCTGGTTGTTCATCTGGATTCGGCGGTTGAGTGAGTCGGgcgacttggcttggctggagtggcactcgggggagtggtcgccTGTTAACAACAGCCGTCCCGGGCCTTCTCAACGGGTGCCACCGTTTTAATCGGCGACAAGTCCGAAGCCCAGAAAACAGGCATATGACGAACTCCAAGCTGACTCGATGGACGGCTTATCACGGGCTCCGACTTTGGCTTGGCTGGCgtggcactcgggggagtggtcaTCGCCCTTCCTCTTAACAACTAACGTATGCAAAGTAATGGCAGGCGGATCGGGTCGGATCAGTTGAGTCCGGCATATTTCCTCGGTTCCTGCAGAGGGGACGTTGATGACTGGGGCCGAGACCACTTCCATCTTCGTCTTCCTCTTCAGTTGGGCGGCGTTGGGCGATCCAGCAGACGGAGtcgctgccggcggtttagccgccggttttgtctccccctgcgccgccgctggcgcacgtctcctcttcctccaccttcctttcttcggtggtaccgggtccccgtacaccaaggtcacggaggCCCGTGACCCGGTGCACGATACCCGGTACTCTAACAGCATTCCGTAGGATTTGagcaatccccccaggtgggggggcagATCGAGAGAGCAAGGGCTGACGTCCGTCTTCATCGATAAATAATACAGAATGCGCAACTGAAAATTTATTACACGTCCTATTTCTTACACGCCTTATAACAACATGCATGGTTGAGTGAACTGCTAATCCCATACCTTCTACCTAGTATGCAATAATAGACTCACCTTATAACAACATGCATGGTTGAGTGAACTGCTAATCCCATACCTTCTACCTAGTATGCAATAATGGACTCGCCTTCTATTAACAATTAACACACAATAACAgaacatatattcacatttatttattataaattatctaTTTACTATGTCATGATAGAGAATCTATGCATGTGGCTGATGTGCTGTAAACTGGAATAATATTGCTCACGGCTTCAGTTGTTAACAATTAAGACCGTTTTAGAAGTAAAACCGTTTATGAAGTAAAACAATACACATGGATTTttagtttaaaggcatactgtcacagattacATTAacttttacagaccaaatctagctattgcatcactttatctacaccatgatggagtgaaatccatgtcaaccctctcagcaatgtaagtttttgaattatggatcattgccataattcaataattttttacaaaataagtgGTGGTTATTtaaatggttgaataaagtatatttagggacaaatcaaatatatatattattaagtaataCTGTGTTAGGACATGTAATAGGTCAATGGTCTGTGAcaaatatgcctttaaaacacGTGTTAAATTCCCGATTTACAGTATTCATACCAATTtacaaatgcatgtattatcattgattagtactttaccttcgttcaaaagtttatgtcgaaattatttcctttttttaatattattattaaatagtccgatcctctcttctttctcttatttatttttggactgtccttctaaaatgctccaaattatataaatattcggccgagcagtcaattctttttatttttggcttgtaattttttattattctattaacttattactaattgatattttcaaaattctgcccattttcaacactaaccccccccccccccccccccccacacacacacacatcccgagtccggccaacgatcttatctaatttctttttgaccacccgttctaatctagcgaccaaatttaatgagtagaattttctttattaattatattagagatgcgcatcaaaattttaaaggcccactatttaatttttggatgtaaatttcaaaattgtccccttaattaattttttttttttttctgacccgggacaagcccctggctatccagagacaggccccgggacggacatgctcgaaactctagtggtatatgagcatgtaaaaattattcgcactcgcactcgggatgggcgtgttcgaaaccctagtggtatatgggcacgttaaactagttatcatcatcatcattaaacgTGACTACTAACAATcgtatattttcttcttctttccgTTTTTTCCTAGCACCGACTCGCAGCTGGTTACGGATAGTCCCGAGGTGACATTCGGTAAGTTCCGGTTCGCACATTTATCCGTTagggtaccggcctcggtggcgtcgtggcaggccatcggtctacaggctggtaggtactgggttcggatcccagtcgaggcatgggattttaaatccagataccgacttcaaatcctgagtgagtgctccgcaaggctcaatgggtaggtgtaaaccacttgcaccgtccagtgatccataattggttcaacaaaggccatggtttgtgctatcctgcctgtgggaagcgcaaataaaagatcccttgctgcctgtcgtaaaaagagtagcctatgtggcgacagcgggtttcctctaaaaacagtgtcagaatgaccatatgtttgacgtccaatagccgatgataagataaaaaatcaatgtgctctagcggcgtcgttaaataaaacaaactttacttttatccGTTAGGGTATGCCACCTTGGGATGACACTCCCGATGGGAGCCGACACTTCTTTCGAATTAATTAACCAATAAATATACTATTCATTCCTCACTCCTTCTAttttccttttcctttctttttttctttaacccTTCTATTGGGTCTagttggcctcagattacagttatcttcccatttggttgtccaaaaatccggaagtttcaccgcgcaagtagtctgctgtttgactgtgattatttcacggcagacagctatgaagtggcaactgtttgactgaagtgacaggggatagcatgtagtttgtaaacatgtgtaacttgttgacattgaagacttgtttgtggtaattccggcccatgcaaaagtagtgctttttgtgtaaaatgggtgtactccggcctggtttagagggtgtgtctgtttaaaccaatatgctgggagaaagagctggacaacaggggttgtccttttcagggtatgtgtcccccatgcaggcaaaggtacatacaaaacatcacgggcctgctgatattaataaaaaatgttatagccactaaggctatatagaaacatatagctaaattaattgtggtctgaggccagttgAATTGGTCTTGTTCTCGCGACAAGACCAACCAAGGAATCCAATATCAACCAATGATATTGTTGCAAATTATGGTGTCTGCTAGTCGATCCCGACAGGTATATGCGCCGCCAAGCCACGGTGACGTATCTCACACTCACTCAGACAGTCTAACAATAGGCTTACCTGAAAGTTTTTGTCTACCAGCGGTACGCGGATCGACTAGCAGACACCATAATTTGCAACAATATCATTGGTTGATATTGGATTCCTTGGTTGGTCTTGTCGCGAGAACGAGACCAATTCAACTAGACCCAATAGAAgggttaaagaaaaaaagaaaggaaaaggaaaaTAGAAGGAGTGAGGAATGAATAGTATATTTATTGGTTAATTAATTCGAAAGAAGTGTCGGCTCCCATCGGGAGTGTCATCCCAAGGTGGCATACCCTAACGGATAAATGTGCGTTATACAGGGGGAGTCCCGGCGTACCGGAACTTACCGAATGTCACCTCGGGACTATCCGTAACCAGCTGCGAGTCGGTGCTAggaaaaaggaaagaagaagaaaatatcaTACGATTGTTAGTAGTCAcgtttaatgatgatgatgataactagtttaacgtgcccatatactactagggtttcgaacacgcccatcccgagtgcgagtgcgaataatttttacatgctcatataccactagagtttcgagcatgtccgtcccggggcctgtctctggatagccaggggcttgtcacgggtcagaaaaaaaagaaaaaaaaaattacggggacaattttgaaatttacatccaaaaattaaatagtgggcctttaaattttgatgcgcatctctaatataattaataaagaaaattctactcattaaatttgcaCGCTGGATTAGaacgggtggtcaaaaagaaattagataagatcgttGGCCGGActggggatgtgtgtgtgtgtgtgtgtgtgtggggggggggggggggcaggaaaATATCAattagtgttgaaaatgggcagaattttgaaaatatcaattagtaaaaagttaataaaataataaaaaattacaagccaaaaataaaaagaattgactgctcggccgaaaatttatataatttggagcattttagaaggacagtccaaaaataaataagagaaagaagagaggatcagactatttaataataatattaaaaaaaggaaataatttcgacataaacttttgaacgaaggtaaagtactaatcaaaattatacccaggtgattttccagtcttatatattagttatgaaaatccctggaataaaaaccataaaaatgtgtcagtattaccatgacctgttatggtagtCAAAAAATAAACCGGTAGAAAAAAATCTCTAGACACAATAaatgtgacacaacacccacacgtgtgatataGATAGAAATAACTGAGATAAagtacaactctattcctaactggttaataatATTACTCACAAAATTTTAATACAGACTAATACTGGTACCTACACAATAAAGAATAACCCTTTACCTAAgtgctatttatatatatatatatatatatattatatatatatatatatatatatatatatatatatcacagccTACAGACCCGGCAGCACCGTCggtataattattaaaatatttaaaagtcacatcagatcgtcagacttaattACGCCGGACTAACGATCGCCCTTCCAATATTTCTCgcagatatctctaaaaccctagtatgtaaaaaaaaccgcCTGGGGTACAAGGCGGCAGAGGTATTTTTTCTCAGATCgtagacttactgacgccacgCCAAATCACGGGTTAAAAACCGCTTAAGTGCAcctaagtgcatataaaactgcacacggccctctaaaacaattaatatcgccacaggcgaaaagaaattaagagcatgtactgTCACAATAAGTCttagttgttattttgtttttgtgttgttgttttttatataaagataatctttaaaactctaaaatcCTTAGgttatagtgaatactaataattagcCTAACAGTGTGTTTAAAAAAGTGTGGGAAATACAAGTATAAATCGAAAAGCGTaagagtccggtgtttagaacgtcgccattcgtgtctgctgaaattgtctgctagcgtaattgtctgctagaatccgctcggtcaTACACCTACCTTGTTTGTTATTCGGTATGCGGCAGTGATTCCACTCATTAACATCATTTTCAGTACAACAATAGTtgcataaaatacaaagttagcAAAAACCGGGTTCTCGGTTGTAAAAGGAGAATCTGTAAccattttgacttttgttttggTAACAGTACTGTCAATCTATGTGTGGCTCTAAGTTAGAGTCTAACACAACGATAATACGACAAGA
This window contains:
- the LOC121382739 gene encoding microsomal glutathione S-transferase 1-like, whose protein sequence is MVTDSPFTTENPVFANFVFYATIVVLKMMLMSGITAAYRITNKVFINPEDASSFGKQTKLVTNNPGVERIRRCHLNDLENVIPFVLIGLLYVATGPSLSSALLHFRLFAGSRLAHTVVYLLAVPQPARAILFTVGILATASMAVSTLLAVSF